From the genome of Brachyhypopomus gauderio isolate BG-103 chromosome 20, BGAUD_0.2, whole genome shotgun sequence, one region includes:
- the LOC143484666 gene encoding glycerol kinase 3 isoform X2, whose translation MNGAMAASSNRIMLGPLVAAIDQGTSSTRFLVFNAKTAELLSHHQVEIQQSFPKEGWVEEDPKEILQSVYECMDRTCEKLTQLNIDISNIKAIGVTNQRETTLVWDKETGEPLYNAIVWLDLRTQSTVERLINKTPGRNKNHLKHKTGLPISTYFSAVKLRWLMDNVEDVRRAILSHRALFGTVDSWLIWCLTGGKKGGVHCTDVTNASRTMLFNIHSLDWDPDLCTYFGIPMEILPRVRSSSEIYGLMKSGALTGIPISGCLGDQSAALVGQMCFQDGQAKNTYGTGCFLLRNTGAKPVMSDHGLLTTVAYKLGRDKPACYALEGSVAIAGAVVRWLKDNLGIIQTSTELEKLAAGVGTSYGCYFVPAFSGLYAPYWEPSARGIICGLTQFTNRSHLAFAALEAVCFQTREILDAMNQDSGIPLTQLQVDGGMTSNRLLMQLQADILCIPVVKPSMPETTALGAAMAAGAAEGVSVWSLSPEDLSEVTSEKFEPQINPEESEFRYARWKKAVQRAMNWETTEPIVNGNADSSVFSSVPLGFYILGSMFMLIGAKYIAGHP comes from the exons ATGAACGGAGCAATGGCCGCGTCGTCGAACAGGATCATGCTGGGACCTCTCGTCGCCGCTATAGACCAGGGCACAAGCTCCACTCGTTTCTTG GTATTCAATGCTAAAACAGCGGAGCTTCTTAGCCACCATCAAGTGGAGATTCAGCAAAGCTTCCCTAAAGAAGG CTGGGTGGAAGAAGACCCCAAAGAAATTCTCCAGTCAGTGTATGAGTGCATGGACAGAACGTGTGAGAAGCTGACCCAACTCAACATCGACATCTCTAACATCAAAg CCATCGGTGTGACCAATCAGCGAGAGACCACACTGGTCTGGGACAAGGAAACAGGAGAACCACTTTACAATGCAATTG TGTGGCTGGATCTGCGCACACAGTCCACTGTGGAGAGACTCATTAACAAAACACCAGGCAGGAACAAAAACCACCTCAAG CACAAGACGGGTCTTCCCATCAGCACCTACTTCAGCGCCGTGAAGCTGCGCTGGTTGATGGACAACGTGGAGGATGTGCGCAGGGCCATCCTCTCCCACAGGGCCCTGTTCGGCACCGTCGACTCCTGGCTCATATGG TGCCTGACTGGAGGAAAGAAAGGTGGTGTCCACTGTACAGATGTGACCAATGCTAGCAGGACCATGCTCTTCAATATTCACTCTTTGGATTGGGATCCAGATCTCTGCAC CTATTTTGGTATACCGATGGAGATTCTGCCAAGGGTTAGGAGTTCTTCTGAGATCTATGGTTTAATG AAATCTGGTGCTCTCACAGGCATTCCGATATCTGGG TGTTTAGGGGACCAGTCCGCCGCCCTCGTGGGTCAGATGTGCTTTCAGGACGGCCAAGCCAAGAACAC GTACGGGACCGGCTGTTTCCTGCTCAGAAACACGGGAGCAAAG CCAGTGATGTCAGACCACGGGCTCTTAACGACGGTGGCTTACAAACTGGGGCGGGACAAGCCAGCCTGCTATGCCCTGGAG GGTTCGGTTGCCATAGCAGGGGCTGTTGTGCGTTGGTTGAAAGACAACCTTGGAATTATCCAGACTTCAACAGAGCTTG AGAAACTGGCTGCAGGTGTGGGCACGTCCTATGGTTGCTACTTTGTCCCTGCGTTTTCCGGCCTGTACGCCCCTTACTGGGAGCCTAGCGCCAGAGG AATCATCTGTGGTTTGACTCAGTTCACGAATAGGAGTCACTTGGCGTTTGCAGCCCTCGAAGCGGTCTGCTTCCAGACACGGGAG ATCCTGGACGCAATGAATCAGGACAGTGGGATTCCTCTGACGCAGCTGCAAGTCGATGGTGGAATGACCTCCAACAGACTCCTGATGCAGTTGCAGGCCGATATTCTCTGCATTCCCGTAG tGAAACCCTCCATGCCCGAGACGACAGCTCTTGGTGCAGCTATGGCTGCAGGAGCTGCAGAGGGAGTCAGTGTGTGGAGTCTGAGTCCTGAGGATCTCTCGGAGGTCACCTCTGAGAAATTTGAACCCCAGATTAACCCAGAGG AGAGTGAGTTCCGGTATGCTCGCTGGAAGAAGGCCGTGCAGAGAGCCATGAACTGGGAGACCACAGAACCAATCGTCAACGGAAACG CGGACTCTAGTGTCTTCAGTAGCGTGCCCCTGGGCTTTTACATTCTGGGTAGCATGTTTATGTTAATTGGAGCAAAATACATTGCAG GCCACCCCTAA
- the LOC143484666 gene encoding glycerol kinase isoform X1: MNGAMAASSNRIMLGPLVAAIDQGTSSTRFLVFNAKTAELLSHHQVEIQQSFPKEGWVEEDPKEILQSVYECMDRTCEKLTQLNIDISNIKAIGVTNQRETTLVWDKETGEPLYNAIVWLDLRTQSTVERLINKTPGRNKNHLKHKTGLPISTYFSAVKLRWLMDNVEDVRRAILSHRALFGTVDSWLIWCLTGGKKGGVHCTDVTNASRTMLFNIHSLDWDPDLCTYFGIPMEILPRVRSSSEIYGLMKISSSLKSGALTGIPISGCLGDQSAALVGQMCFQDGQAKNTYGTGCFLLRNTGAKPVMSDHGLLTTVAYKLGRDKPACYALEGSVAIAGAVVRWLKDNLGIIQTSTELEKLAAGVGTSYGCYFVPAFSGLYAPYWEPSARGIICGLTQFTNRSHLAFAALEAVCFQTREILDAMNQDSGIPLTQLQVDGGMTSNRLLMQLQADILCIPVVKPSMPETTALGAAMAAGAAEGVSVWSLSPEDLSEVTSEKFEPQINPEESEFRYARWKKAVQRAMNWETTEPIVNGNADSSVFSSVPLGFYILGSMFMLIGAKYIAGHP, encoded by the exons ATGAACGGAGCAATGGCCGCGTCGTCGAACAGGATCATGCTGGGACCTCTCGTCGCCGCTATAGACCAGGGCACAAGCTCCACTCGTTTCTTG GTATTCAATGCTAAAACAGCGGAGCTTCTTAGCCACCATCAAGTGGAGATTCAGCAAAGCTTCCCTAAAGAAGG CTGGGTGGAAGAAGACCCCAAAGAAATTCTCCAGTCAGTGTATGAGTGCATGGACAGAACGTGTGAGAAGCTGACCCAACTCAACATCGACATCTCTAACATCAAAg CCATCGGTGTGACCAATCAGCGAGAGACCACACTGGTCTGGGACAAGGAAACAGGAGAACCACTTTACAATGCAATTG TGTGGCTGGATCTGCGCACACAGTCCACTGTGGAGAGACTCATTAACAAAACACCAGGCAGGAACAAAAACCACCTCAAG CACAAGACGGGTCTTCCCATCAGCACCTACTTCAGCGCCGTGAAGCTGCGCTGGTTGATGGACAACGTGGAGGATGTGCGCAGGGCCATCCTCTCCCACAGGGCCCTGTTCGGCACCGTCGACTCCTGGCTCATATGG TGCCTGACTGGAGGAAAGAAAGGTGGTGTCCACTGTACAGATGTGACCAATGCTAGCAGGACCATGCTCTTCAATATTCACTCTTTGGATTGGGATCCAGATCTCTGCAC CTATTTTGGTATACCGATGGAGATTCTGCCAAGGGTTAGGAGTTCTTCTGAGATCTATGGTTTAATG AAAATCAGTTCTAGTCTG AAATCTGGTGCTCTCACAGGCATTCCGATATCTGGG TGTTTAGGGGACCAGTCCGCCGCCCTCGTGGGTCAGATGTGCTTTCAGGACGGCCAAGCCAAGAACAC GTACGGGACCGGCTGTTTCCTGCTCAGAAACACGGGAGCAAAG CCAGTGATGTCAGACCACGGGCTCTTAACGACGGTGGCTTACAAACTGGGGCGGGACAAGCCAGCCTGCTATGCCCTGGAG GGTTCGGTTGCCATAGCAGGGGCTGTTGTGCGTTGGTTGAAAGACAACCTTGGAATTATCCAGACTTCAACAGAGCTTG AGAAACTGGCTGCAGGTGTGGGCACGTCCTATGGTTGCTACTTTGTCCCTGCGTTTTCCGGCCTGTACGCCCCTTACTGGGAGCCTAGCGCCAGAGG AATCATCTGTGGTTTGACTCAGTTCACGAATAGGAGTCACTTGGCGTTTGCAGCCCTCGAAGCGGTCTGCTTCCAGACACGGGAG ATCCTGGACGCAATGAATCAGGACAGTGGGATTCCTCTGACGCAGCTGCAAGTCGATGGTGGAATGACCTCCAACAGACTCCTGATGCAGTTGCAGGCCGATATTCTCTGCATTCCCGTAG tGAAACCCTCCATGCCCGAGACGACAGCTCTTGGTGCAGCTATGGCTGCAGGAGCTGCAGAGGGAGTCAGTGTGTGGAGTCTGAGTCCTGAGGATCTCTCGGAGGTCACCTCTGAGAAATTTGAACCCCAGATTAACCCAGAGG AGAGTGAGTTCCGGTATGCTCGCTGGAAGAAGGCCGTGCAGAGAGCCATGAACTGGGAGACCACAGAACCAATCGTCAACGGAAACG CGGACTCTAGTGTCTTCAGTAGCGTGCCCCTGGGCTTTTACATTCTGGGTAGCATGTTTATGTTAATTGGAGCAAAATACATTGCAG GCCACCCCTAA
- the LOC143484672 gene encoding indolethylamine N-methyltransferase-like produces MEEGASFTEGDFYQAHFDARTYINNFYSSPQGHAKEKNFLSFVLGCLSSTFSTGRYKGQRLIEVGSGPTIHTIISACEYFQEIVLSDFADNNRQEIVKWLKNETGCFDWKPIIQHVCAIEGKSPSDVEVKLRQRVKEVLKCDVHLENPFHPHNLGPAECVITSLCLEAACKDLQTYRNALRGVAALVRPGGVLVMIGVLGQTFYYINETRFSCLHISKSSIENILEDLGFTVHDVNIYPAEDRENNTVSDFEAVLYLVALKSM; encoded by the exons ATGGAGGAAGGTGCTAGTTTTACTGAGGGGGATTTTTATCAGGCCCATTTTGATGCTAGGACATATATCAACAACTTTTATTCTTCTCCACAAGGCCACGCAAAAGAGAAAAACTTTCTTTCTTTCGTCTTAGGATGTTTAAGCAGTACATTTTCGACAG GCAGATACAAAGGCCAAAGACTCATTGAAGTTGGGTCCGGACCGACAATTCACACCATAATAAGTGCTTGCGAATACTTCCAGGAGATTGTGCTATCAGATTTTGCTGACAACAATCGCCAAGAAATTGTGAAATGGTTGAAAAACGAGACGGGGTGTTTCGACTGGAAACCTATCATTCAACACGTCTGTGCGATCGAGGGGAAAAG CCCATCCGATGTGGAAGTGAAACTAAGACAGCGGGTGAAAGAAGTGCTGAAATGTGATGTCCACTTGGAGAACCCTTTCCATCCTCACAACCTTGGACCAGCCGAGTGCGTGATAACGTCTCTGTGTCTTGAAGCAGCATGCAAAGACCTACAGACTTACAGAAATGCACTACGTGGAGTAGCGGCGCTGGTGCGCCCCGGCGGAGTTCTTGTGATGATTGGCGTTTTAGGACAGACTTTCTACTACATCAATGAAACACGCTTCTCTTGCCTACACATAAGTAAGTCAAGCATTGAAAATATACTGGAAGACTTGGGTTTTACTGTCCACGATGTCAACATTTATCCTGCGGAAGACCGAGAGAATAACACCGTTTCTGATTTTGAAGCTGTTCTTTATCTAGTCGCCCTGAAGTCTATGTAG